The Oscillatoria acuminata PCC 6304 genomic interval ATGTTTTATCCGAATTCCCTCCGGGGTTCATGGCGTTCAACATTTTCAAGCTGTGGGAGGGAAAACTATTTCTTCAAATCGGGTTATTTAACCCAGAGATGGGTTGCCCTTCAAGAATGAAGTCAAAAACCCAGTTTCTTGGCGCTTTCTTTTAGGAGTTGGACTGCTTTAAAGTCGAGTCGGTAGACTATCAGTACCGGATTCTGGGTGAGTGTCCATTAGGGGGGGGGACCCCACCCTAACCCTCCCCTTGCCAAGGGGAGGGGACCGGAGGTGGTGTTTATACCTAAGACGGTTGTCAAGGGCGTGCGATCGCCCTTCAAAACCCATCAATATCAGCCAGATTCACCGTGAGTTGGGTTCACGAACCCCGTTGAAGGTAAGGCAAGGGATCGGTTAATCCCAATTCTGCAAATGCGGCTAAACGTAACTGACAAGAGTCACAGACTCCACAAGGGCGATCGCCTCCGGCATAACAAGACCAGGTTTTTTCCCAGGGGACCCCTAAGCGATTCCCCAATTGGATAATTTCGGTTTTTTTCAGTTCAATCAGGGGGGTGACAATTTCCGTTGCCTCGGATTCTCTCCCCTGTTTCGTCCCGAGTCGAAAGACATTCTGCATGGCTTGGATGTAGTCGGGACGGCAGTCAGGATAGCCGGAATAGTCGATGGCATTCACCCCAATGTAAACTCGATGGGCATCGGTGGCTTCGGCGTAGGCGAGAGCAAAGCTCAGAAAGATGGTATTTCGAGCGGGAACGTAGGTGATGGGAATACTCTGCCCCATTTCCTCCACGGACCGATCGCAGGGGAGGTCGATTTTGTCGTCGGTGAGGGCCGACCCTCCCCACTGTCGCAAGTCAAAGGAGACGATTTGATGTTCGGCGACCCCCGCCGATTGGGCGATCGCCCTTGCCGCTTCCAGTTCCCGGCGATGCCGTTGTTGGTAATCAAAGGACATCGCATAACAGGTGCAGCCATCGGCTTTGGCTTGGTAGAGCACCGTGGAGGAGTCCAATCCTCCGGATAATAAAATAACTGCTTTCACGCTTTTTTCTGGGTTAGCCTTTTCTACTATTCTGGCAGGGATGGGAATGCGATCGCCCCTACACCTCCGGCCCAGTTCCAAGACCCCCCATCTCTCCCTCCCTTGGACCGCCTGCAATAAATGTTTACATTTTTCCCATAATTACCTTCGGTTTAGTAACATTTTGTATCGTTTTGAAATGTTACTTTATGGATTTTTTAGGGCTGATTCGTTAAGCTAAAAAAAATAAGGAGCGGTAGAGGAAAATTTATGGCAACTAATCCGACGGGGACAATCAAACAACCGATGTGGCAAACCATCGTCCTATTAAGCCTAGGGCGTCGGTTCAGTAAAAAATCTTGACAAAACTCAGAAAATGTGTATTTACCTGCTTGATTCAACTACAGTGCGGCCTGTTGTATTGGTAAAACCTCATTCATTCGAGCAATGACATGAAGATTATGGACAACAGCCACTCGTCTGAGGTCGAAGAGGTTTTTGCGCTGTCCAATATAACGGGCGCGTTTGTCCTGCCACTGTCCGACATGAGCAAGAGAATGTTCTACAGAGGTTCTCTCCCTCAGTTGTGCGCGACCGCTTGATGTAGATTGACGCTGACGCA includes:
- the queC gene encoding 7-cyano-7-deazaguanine synthase QueC; this encodes MKAVILLSGGLDSSTVLYQAKADGCTCYAMSFDYQQRHRRELEAARAIAQSAGVAEHQIVSFDLRQWGGSALTDDKIDLPCDRSVEEMGQSIPITYVPARNTIFLSFALAYAEATDAHRVYIGVNAIDYSGYPDCRPDYIQAMQNVFRLGTKQGRESEATEIVTPLIELKKTEIIQLGNRLGVPWEKTWSCYAGGDRPCGVCDSCQLRLAAFAELGLTDPLPYLQRGS